In Mercenaria mercenaria strain notata chromosome 13, MADL_Memer_1, whole genome shotgun sequence, the DNA window GAGGAAACTAAAAATCCTCATCAAGTTTTTTCCCAGTTAAAATAGCAATTTCATGGTTTCTGTTTTTCTTCATTGTGGACCTATGCGTGAAATTTCTATAGCATTTTCAAGATTTTCAAGAAATGTAAACAAGGTTAGAGTTCACCAAATCAAAAAAAACTAAATGGAAATTACTTCGTACAATTGAGAATAAGGTAATATTTGTCTGTTCTGATTGGTTAAAACAGCATTTTCATGGTTTCTGTTTTtcttcattgtggacctatacttgacatttttatagcattttcaaggagattttcAAGAAATGTAAACAAGGTTAGAGTtcatcaaatcaaaaaaaaaaaaactaaatggaAATTACTTCGTACAATTgagaataaggtaatgtttgtccgttctgattgtTCAGTCATGtgaacaaacccaagaagtgattttttttttcaaaatttattttttttactgcatttacagcaTTTTagtatacattttgaaaatatttgctaCATAACGAATTTCTTCCGTCATGCCAACAATGTAAACAGGGGATTGTCTCATTCAAAcgaaattacttaaataaagtatcactattcgtatgtttttcgtccgatattttggttgaACTAAGatatagttcttgaaaaaatgtgattagatttatggaaggccgtaagCGCCATATGATATGGCCATGGTCTCTAACCATAAGCCTTTGTCTACcgaatcaaatgtaagcctccgcaggatTAGTCTTAAGTAGTCCAAATATATATGGTCATAATCTCGCTTCCTTCTCAATAACATCGTGTTTTCTTTACTCTACTacgtttcagtatgtatgtgtagcattTTATCGAACATGTTCCTATCATACTCGTATGTTAGGTAAGACTCgcggcgtaagaattttatgCATTAAAAgcagcgaaaaggagtaaattcagcgggttgtatttaatgaagtgtagttttcttatataaaagttaaacaaCCCTTTTTCATTCTCATTTTTATTGTAGCGTCGAAAAACCGTTAtcaagtaagtggattttatatgaaataaggctatataccaataaaaaaacTGTtccttgtttcatataaaattcagcttcTCAGTCAGGTCCATTTTGAGActgtttctagattttcactttCCACAAGACATCCATGCATTTGCTTTaacaaaacgaaaagaaaaaggggtgttgaatagtatgcagtgaaatgcaagtcaactgaagtcaagTATCCTCATactgccgcatttcagaaagcggtccgcagaataaacaccctacttttgttttcaggtaaacaactcgaaaacatgtgaatataagcatgaaaagtgtcttattttaagtaaaatacattccacgagtgaaataatgcccatttggtaCCCGGTTTACGCGTAAATGCgctaaaaagtgaaaaattaggatctatttattagggacttttttctactacaccacggaagcacatttttacaGCTATATAACTATAATTTACAGCCGGATTTAGTAGTGTTGAGCATTTACACATGTTTTCATACCCTAGTTGATTGACCAGTTTCGTATTGTAGATAAAATAGCTTTATGTATTacaaaggcatttatattcaactggttatctATGATTTTTATAGAGAAGGACTtcaatattgacatttatgtgcaCCTGTTCataacgaagcactgaccctgaggactatgtataggaaaatataagagtgaactaagtgttgactgaaaaagggcaatatgcTGAACATTTGTTAATAATGGTGTAAATGTTATATACAAACACTACACCAGTGCTTTAACAGGAACGAGATCTTATAATGGGTTATATTACATGCCCATTTTCTTGCAGGAGACGACGAGGAATATGTGGTAAAGTTAGTGGACGTTAGATGTGGATCGGTTCCCTGCCAAACCATATTTTAATGGTAGAGAATTGGCATGTGTCCTCTGTAAGAAGTAAATTTGTCTTCTACGAAACGTCCGCCTGCTGtcttcattttgaataaaaaagcaaTGTTGCGTGTTTACGGCTGTTTTTTTCTcagtgtatttcttttttaagatcATTACCACAAAAGATTTAAACTCAGTAGTTTTCTGCTTTTGTGTTCGATCATTATTGTAGACCCGTCTGGTTCAATGTTTAGACTGtcgtaggcataggaaaaagagataaatataattgcacctttactaatcctaccaggtgttctgtatataaaagtgtttttattgtGACACttcgatacaagcaaaactgtattatctgcactataaaatacttactggtatttcattttattatcggcttgttaaaagttaatttttaccataagtaagttgacaaaatcacaggaaccagtggttcagggttaaatcaaacacatattaataaatcctaaatgattttgttttgcaaaaatgtataatattgtgtcttaaactggtttcgttttctactctattgtgtaattgcaagggaagtaaactaatagatatatctgctttaaagtactagcccaaggcaagagttgacattctttgcggatcacaactttgaattaaatcttaaaatttctgttattgatattagcaaaattatcatacattgtacatttgtgaaatcatttttgttaatttcaaggacttggaaatcgaTTTCTATACTATATTTAacgtatttctatcaatgaaaatgttagggtctatctctaacTGTCGACTAATTAACAACTCGAGCTCATTAGAGAGAACCTTACTGAGTATTGTTAAAATTAGTTATCATTTTGTATAATGAAAGTGGTGGGTAATTAAACTCTCAAACAAATCTTGAACTGCTTGTCAGTTGTTTGTTTCATTTGGTCGGTTTTAAACTGCTAGTGTTTCAGTTATATGTGGTTGTCACTTAACCTCACTGGATTTTACCAGTATGGACGTATTCTCCGCTAGTAACAAATCCCCACATGGATCAGATGAGAAGGACGAGTGGTCTTAGACTTATATCGGCCTAGTTTTGTTTATATTCCATGACGCAGTTATACTAGTGTAATAGCTGGAAATCTGATAACCGAACTTTCTGGTATCCGGATATCATTCACTATACGTACCAGTACTCACCATgtgtaaaatacagattttaatccAGTTTCATTGAATGTATGTTTAGTACTGACATAACACTTTGATTTCATCAGAGAATCTTTGCTTGTTATAAATCACTTTTGTTAATATTTCGATTTCCAGCATTCCTGCATGCGGTATTTACAAGTTGAATATGTCCGCCATTTTTGTTATGAATGTTTGCGCATGAATTTTAGTAATTTTGCAGGGAATGCTTAAATGACTGATTTATATTGCTACTGATTACTGTTTTGTTAACTTTGATTGTTTCAAAAGTAAATCTTATTCGAAAGCGAGTATGTAATTAGCAAACTTCAGGAATATTCTGGAACGCTCTAGCTGTGTTACTATTTGTTTGCTTTGAACGCGCAATGCTGGAAAATGCTGGAAAATGCTGGAACGCTATATTTTCGTCTCTATTTTGGTTTATCGGAGACAATTGTATCAGTTCCCCTTTTTGAATCAATTCTTTGTATCTGCCCTTACCTTTTAATCTCTTTATAGCAGCACAGTTTACGTTAATTccatattatttaatgtttactGTGACTTGACCTGATTACACTGACAGCGCGCTTTTTGTGTCAAGGATTTTGATTGGTCCCCAGCATTCCAGCATCCCTTAATTCCAGCAATGCGTCACTTATAAAAGGACGCACGTTCCAGCAATCTGGGTCAAttgcaacaataacaataacattaaTCTACTTCTAAAGTTCGATCTTCAACAACTTTCAAAAATGCAATCAAGCTCTGAAGCTTTAGGTACAAGCGGTTTACCAAATTTCCTTTACTATACTATCGCTATATTCTAGAATCGTGAAAGATATCGTATGGTTTTAGTAGAACTTTGATAAAAACTAAATGGCTGAAAGTAGTTCTTTGCAACTGGTCCATTGCTGTGTCTGCCTTTAATCTCCTACGTGTTTATCATTTTTACTGTAAGAAGCATATTTTATCGTTAATATATATTGAGAATACGTTATTGttaaattaaataacatataaaactcTGAACTTCATTCCTGTTATCTTTTAAAGTGTATTTATAGGATCAGTTCCTCCACCATAGTCCGATCCATATCTACAACAAACCATTTATAGAAATGGTTTCTTTGTAATCCGTACTCTTAGTCACAAACAACTTTCTCACCACTGGCTCAATTTTCTCACGGCTTTCTCCACCAGAACAGATCAACTGAAACAACATATATAGATTTTCCACTCGACAAGACTGGCACAGCAATGATGCGATTTACTCAGGGAACACGATAAGAGTGACTAAAAGTGCAGATTAAATATTCCTAGACTATCCTGTATACATATTTGTCAGAAATCCAAAAGCCTGGGTGCTTACACTAGCCTTGACTTGTTGTAACAAACTGTCGTAGACATAAACAGATAAGATAACAAACAACAGTTCATGTCATTGCACTTTATGATTTTTAAGAAGAAAGGACAAAAATCTGTAAGCTCACATACTTAAATATGCGTAGATTTTTAAAATTAGTATTTATgtggatattttgttttttgtcgtCTGCTGAAGAGAATCGGCGGCGATTTGTCGCGGATGAAGTGGACATTGAGACGGAACTTATCAATCTTAAAAACGAACTGACTGCGTTAAAATCGCTTGTCGGCCACACCTACATCCGATGGGGAAGAACGACGTGCCCGCCGGAAAACAGAACTGAGCTTTTATACAGCGGCTATATGACTGGAGACAAGTGGGACCAGTCGGGCGGAGGATCCAACAATCTTTGCATCCCAGAAATCCCTTCATGGGGGAAATACGTTGACGGATATAATGGGGGATCGGAAATCAGAGGTACAGAAATCGAGGTTGATAACAGTGTTTCTACGTTGTTGTTTGGGAAGTTGGCATATAACCAAGACATCCCTTGCGCTGTTTGCCGATCCAACAGGGCTTCACATGTAATGATTCCAGGGAGAACAACTTGTTATTCTGGTTGGACGGAAGAATATCGTGGCTATGTTGTTGCAAGTAAGCCAACTTGGGCCGCAAACAGCGACTACATATGCCTTGACTCCGGGCTTGAATTCGTTACGCACGGAGCAGGTAAAGTTAGCTTTCCATGACTTTTATTTCGAATAATATCCAAAAAAAGcctaaaataaatacacaaaataccCTGATATAGTGTATTTTTGTAGCTTAGGTTTGAAGGTTGGTATTTTAGCAATGAATCGATTAATATTCTTTGGAACAAAAATCAAATTTCCTAGCCACTTTTTCACTTACGATAAAAACATTAAACAACTAGTTACCGGTAAAATCGGTAACAAAATTCATATTCAATTACAGTGTTATATGACTTCTTTATTTCGCTACAGGAGACGACGAAGAACATGTGGTTAAACCGGTAGAAGTTAGATGTGGATCGGTTCCGTGTCCACCATATGTTGATGGTAGAGAACTGGCCTGTGTCGTTTGCACGAAGTGAAACGTCTGCCTATTGCTGTTTTTCCGCAATGTagtgttttcttttttgaatatCATTACAGCAAATGATTTTTCTCTTTTTGTTGATTTTCCAAGAAAACCTTTAGTCATGGTATAAACTGTCGGCTCATGAACAGCCCGTCGGATAATGGAACTGAGCTTTATAAGCTAAACAAACAGTGCTACCAAACaatgcattttatttctttaccCGGACTTGTTCAAGGCctaaatatcataatatttacattcgctctattcttttccattgaaaattatgacgttcatttcgtatgaacagcaaaaggaaagacGCGACTGCATAaagataacgggccgctgttttgacgacctCCGACTACAGTCatggagaacgttccttagatgtcGTCGCAGCTGTTCTCTCTGGTAAACAGAATGGCCGGAAGGCTGATTTTAATGGATTCATGGATTTGCctatcctattctgtcgttcatttcgcatgaacaccgaaaaaaatatttcatttcttaaatgacgTTTCTTTAACTTGAAAGACGTGTATAATTTAAATTTGGTGTACTTTATCCTAAGGATGAATGTGCTTTACTTCGAGATTACCTACAGAGATACACATGTAGTTTGAAGTAAAAGTTACACGTCCTGGGTCAGAACTACGCTACAGTTTGGCATttgattcagaaaaaaatgtcaatacaAATCTACCGTATGCTATCTCCAATTAATGAACAGCAGGTTCGTGTTGATGAAATTCTTCTTATATTAGTTTATTGATTACATCAAAACAATCCAACATTTTACCTACCTATTTTTCAATGGCAAAAGATGGTGCCTGTCTCGACGGCCTGCATGCCTGCAAAACTTATTTGTTACCTTTTATTTAATAGTCCTATGTGTACAATTTGAAAATCTCGAGAATGACATTTTATGCCCTTACTCCCGCGTCACCCCACGCCCCCACCCCCGCGGTGTCgaatatagtgtttgaactgttagtacgtccgtccgtcattccttTCGGCCAACCGTCCGTCACACAATTTTGCGTACTCAACTCCTTCGTTTTTCATCCAGTTCAATTAAAACTAGGTGTACaacatcaacatgaagtggacatgcgctTGTTATCGGGACTTGActtttttcgttttatttctttttgacatCACAATATATAACAACTACATCTGAACTTTTcatccagttgaaatgaaacttgatataaacatcatcaacatgaagtatACATGCACTTATTGTCGGACTTTCATGTCCGATTATCATAGTTTTCTGGAGCTATGACCCTTTTTGAACTTTTGCAGAACGTTGCGTACCTGACTCCTCTTACTGTTTTCATCCATTTGAAATGAAACTAGATACTCTCAACATGAAAGTGAACATGCACATATTATCAGCACTTTTATATCCGATTATTTTATTCTGTAGTTATGATGTGGACTTTGGAATATTACAGCTACAGCAGAATCATATGTACTCGTCTCCTCCAACATTGTCGatccagttgaaatgaaactGGTACATTTCATCAACATAAAATAGACACGCGCATATTGTCAGGAATTTCGTGTCCGGTTATTTTTTGTAGTTGTGGTCCTGTTGAGGACTTCACTTATTATTCTGCCAAGCATCTTTAagaggtacatgtatataccaaacaatgttgacatttttctttactttttgaatattgaataagtAACTGACTGCCTATTTCCCGATTCACGGAAAGTATTTTGACGGCCTGTACTGTAATTCAAGATGAAAAGACACCCAATTGCCGTCTACAATATCCAAGAAAAGGTGAAAAACGTAACGTGTAGGTCTAAcgaatatatttaagaaataatatatcccaagcAGTGATTTTGTCATTCTATAAAACcaaagttcagatgcgaaggagttAAATCACGATGGCACTGCTGAACGATAAACAATTATACTTAACATGACCAAAGTTTGGAGTTCAGATGGGAAGGAGTTaaatcacgagggcgcagctgaACGATAAACAATTATACTAACACGACAAtagtttggagttcagatgcgaaggagttAAATCACGAGGACGCAGCTCGTcgataaacaatgattttattcaagagaaaataagcacaatttcttgcataccagacggggatttccagtatctttaccggtgctggaaaaatccatcttacaccctggggtgtaagatgactcccgtgctgtaaatgacgtattacgaactacgtatatgtagaagatttatgtagtaatttatattttatttaaaaaatggaataaaaattcaataccttgacagttcctattggttcctggtagtatatttctcgattcaaataacgttattttatcaaaaattcataacgttacgctgcaactgataaaacaaaaccggaactaaacattgttgtttgttttgaaacgtcatgacgtctttcctgtttacggacgttgatttcccgcgctttgtttaaatacactgccacaagaaatagttctaaaaagaaagccatttgattgattttatttttattaataattcttgaaatcggtatgcaagaaaaagattctgtcactggttataggtgcagatggaaatatccggctctcgggcaactgtttaggcggtaactcggcaaggagcctcgttaccgcctaaacagttaccctcgaggccggatatccctatctgcacctacaaccagtgaaagaatcttatattcttgcataccagacggggatttccggtatttttaccggtgctggaaaaatccatcttacaccctggggtgtaagatgactctcgtgctttaaatgacgtattacgaactacatatatgtagaagatttatgtagttatttatattttatttcgaaaaacggaataaaaatccaatatcttgacagttcctctttgttcctgatagtatatttctcgattcaaaacacgttattttataaaatattcataacgttacgctggaactgataaaacaaaaccggaacaaaacattgttatttgtcttttggaacgtcatgacgtctttcctgtttacggacgttgatttcccgcgctttgtttaaatacgcttctataagaaatagttcgaaaaagaaagccgttcgactgattttatttttattattacatcttgatatcggtatgcaagaaaaagattctgtcactggttataggtgcagatgggaatatccggctctcgggtaactgtttaggcggtaacttgGTAGGAACCTCGtcaccgcctaaacagttaccctcgaggccggaaattcccatctgcacctacaaccagtgaaagaatcttatagtcgtTACCGGTTAGCGTAACgtttaaatgttaaattgttaAAGAAGCGAAATCTGACGTATTTACggaacgaattttttctaacgttaagaatgtTGTCATACTCTGTGAGGATGAAGAAAATTAGTTTCCaagaagagaagaaaaaacacaggtcaccgaactcggtttaattttatagggcattttcttcacccactgtttaagcatttctgaatttttgtaaaattgaaaaaaatggtgatactatataaaacacataatatcccacttaataatatagggatttcaggtcttacaggttaatatgtatgcaaggtgatgtcagtattatataagcataaatgtcactaacaaatctctttcatttttacatgttgacataatcaccccacccactttctttttaatggaaaaaaacgtatttagatctacaaaaaaatctgacgttaagattttcaaaacaattttcagctttaatgacacacaaaaatgtttcaaaatggaaagaaaaaaagttcgggtcaccgtgcatctaagagatttattaagaaaaaactgttaaaactggtgaattttgatattttttgttctttttgttttaatttatattttctagaaaatataaagagctatcttgaaaacttttatttctattgtagcttatcattatatgtatcagtcaggaaaatatcaaaaccaaacctggtctattttaatagatatttgaaattacctacccctaccccattgtaaatcttacgtcaattttaggcaaatgccagccaaaaataagggtgaaaaaaaaattgtcgcAAAAAGTATATTCTagttggttaaatggtacattattagccatattttaattatttagcattaatttttggcaaaacttgtttgaaagcaatattcgaagaaacatttttcaaaatggcgaataTCCTGAAAAGAAAACGCTCGTATACATCCTTAAAGattgtttatttacttatttatttgtctaGTTATCTTTGTTTCGTTAAATTTaatcattaaatacatatttttttcagatctAACAAGACACAATTCCGGAATTTTAAGCAACTCTAAAAATGtttattgtcaaaaaacattTGACCTGGATGAACCTGTTATATTATTTATATCCTCCATATTGCACTTGATCCTAGGACACACAATAGGGCGCTCTAGGGACATGACCTAGATAGATACCAGGTCTTTCAGTAGCGCCCATTGATTTAACTGAATTCCTATGCTGGAAAATGCTTTAGTAGTTACTTCCGCGGCTGATGTTGCGTCTTACGTTGGTTTTGTTGATATGGCGTGAGGCGATTTCTTCTTTacttctgccacgagatagctaggtaaataacgataatattgtaaacttttcaggaagtatgtgcatttttttctgaaatcatttcagcataaataatattttctgcatgttttattctttcttgaaaatgttttgtcgcaaaatttcgcgttaatgcttggTATCTATTACAATAATATTCAAAACGAGCTTTTTTTCTTAAagcattattgcaataaattgtttttctagatatgccttttatttccaggaaactttagcTACGCTACTGAGATAAAcatttcagaaaagttcgaaatatcaagataatttttgaaaaagtcacATCGCGAATATactctgaagagcttttgaactGACTGTAACATTaagaacatattatataaaaGCTGTAAAAGGAGAGAAAACTCAAACAGGTCATAATTAAAGCTATGCTGGATTTGCTGATCTTGATCCATGGGTCTAAAAACTGCTATAAAAAGATCTCCTTTTAAATTATATAACTAAAGGACATAAAGAAGGTCAGGTAACATGTAAAAAAGTGAAACGAAAAATCGACACAATCGTGTATAGCTAGAAAATGGTTATATTAATAAAAAGATCTATTATCACCCCAAATCAGATTTGGgaagaactgatcagcaactcCCTCATAGACGTACAAATTACAAGCATTTAAGGATGAAACAAGTACAAGCAGGTGTGACAGAAACATAGGCAAGCACATTGAAAGCAATAAATGAAAAGAACAttaatcaacaaaaaataataattcgcTGCATTAGCACAgagcaaacaaaaacaaattagcAAATAAATGAGAGAGAAAAACCAGTATTTaacaaactgtagttttcttatataaaagttaacacccctttttctttttccatagtagcgatatagttcttatatgaaataatgaacagccggatttagtggtgttcagtcCCTTAGAGGTCTGTGG includes these proteins:
- the LOC123528570 gene encoding uncharacterized protein LOC123528570, giving the protein MRRFLKLVFMWIFCFLSSAEENRRRFVADEVDIETELINLKNELTALKSLVGHTYIRWGRTTCPPENRTELLYSGYMTGDKWDQSGGGSNNLCIPEIPSWGKYVDGYNGGSEIRGTEIEVDNSVSTLLFGKLAYNQDIPCAVCRSNRASHVMIPGRTTCYSGWTEEYRGYVVASKPTWAANSDYICLDSGLEFVTHGAGDDEEHVVKPVEVRCGSVPCPPYVDGRELACVVCTK